One genomic region from Cryptococcus gattii WM276 chromosome C, complete sequence encodes:
- a CDS encoding uncharacterized protein (Similar to TIGR gene model, INSD accession AAW42383.1), producing the protein MDSDTSPNPFASSPASSPSPLPSLPPPVPRKPSSLISAASGSPPPTHRASFPDPSRHPKMGATVPGPKPKTDFCCSIDKDISAGEQVHIVDALKTTEGGTASYITYVIRLGTHTVRRRYSAFLSLHQALTGLYPVLIIPPIPSKQSLTDYAVKGQSKAREDATIIARRKRLLEDFLKRLIRHPILGGEHVLHRFLEEDVSWVSSILCSSILYLCSLRLHQSEVLHSPPISLLSKNPLHAPSHNPTFQPTSPTSPSEAPATTSYIAHHLLPTPSPSHPLRQPDQRFMDSEAFTEKFQSHFSGTMEKVNRRVTKRWGERAHDMSELGGIWNGFSLLEQGKLGEAIEKVGRAVDADYLATAALLQSWEKTTTEPLHIYSQFATLIRARLSFRHQKHVQYELVQEALETQRDKLEILENAEREAKRLEEALERGGNVLTGPQVESVPARDEQERAQRRARATQGFGLLSAVKHSLSGMIDMDPEATRRANIAKTRDNISQLEDSYQAAAQDLKYASMTLQADLDRFQRQKVADLREMAINLSQVHRDWCKQNLEAWKAAQAAVREVDLHPNRPPQTQPQSEQSHAGPSSTALHPHQTEEDVSKLDDVDTVKNEIEKMEIADKPLPKQPSLTGTAGDGAVSSPPQPGQGNDTEEHEGDGPLGPL; encoded by the exons ATGGATTCGGACACCTCCCCCAACCCATTTGCCTCCTCCCCCGCCTCCAGCCCGTCCCCTCTCCCGTCCCTCCCTCCCCCCGTCCCCCGCAAGCCTTCCTCGCTCATCTCCGCCGCGTCGGGCTCACCCCCTCCCACCCACAGGGCCAGCTTCCCGGACCCCTCGAGGCATCCGAAGATGGGCGCCACAGTCCCAGGCCCAAAGCCCAAGACCGACTTCTGCTGTTCCATAGACAAAGACATCTCCGCCGGCGAACAGGTTCATATTGTCGACGCCCTGAAGACCACAGAGGGTGGCACAGCCAGCTATATCACCTATGTCATCCGTTTAGGA ACTCATACAGTCCGACGCCGGTACTCGGCTTTTCTCTCGCTCCATCAAGCGCTCACTGGCCTTTACCCTGTACTAATCATACCTCCAATCCCCTCCAAACAATCACTCACAGACTATGCTGTCAAGGGGCAAAGCAAAGCTAGAGAAGATGCGACAATCATTGCTCGTAGGAAAAGGCTGCTCGAAGATTTCTTGAAAAGACTGATCAGGCATCCTATTCTGGGAGGTGAACATGTGCTGCATCGTTTCTTGGAGGAAGACGTCAGCTGGGTAAGTTCTATACTTTGCAGTTCCATATTGTACCTGTGCAGCTTACGCCTGCACCAGTCCGAAGTCCTCCATTCTCCACCAATCTCACTGCTCTCAAAGAACCCTTTACACGCCCCATCACATAATCCAACATTCCAGCCGACTTCCCCGACATCTCCCTCAGAAGCGCCTGCTACAACGTCTTACATCGCccaccatcttcttccgaCCCCATCCCCTTCTCATCCTTTGCGCCAACCCGACCAGCGCTTCATGGATTCCGAAGCTTTTACTGAGAAATTCCAGTCTCATTTCTCTGGAACCATGGAGAAGGTCAACAGGCGAGTGACCAAACGCTGGGGAGAAAGAGCACATGACATGTCGGAGCTTGGTGGTATCTGGAACGGCTTCAGCTTGCTTGAACAAGGAAAACTTGGTGAGGCAATTGAAAAAGTTGGACGAGCTGTTGATGCCGACTATCTGGCTACCGCCGCCTTG CTGCAATCATGGGAGAAGACAACAACTGAACCGCTTCACATTTACTCTCAATTTGCGACGTTGATCCGAGCTCGTCTGTCCTTTAGGCACCAGAAACACGTTCAGTATGAGCTTGTCCAAGAGGCTCTTGAGACTCAGCGGGATAAACTGGAGATCCTTGAAAATGCTGAGCGTGAGGCAAAGAGGTTGGAAGAAGCTCTGGAACGGGGTGGTAATGTCCTCACTGGCCCTCAGGTAGAGTCCGTACCTGCTCGAGATGAACAAGAACGAGCTCAGAGGAGGGCAAGAGCAACTCAAGGATTTGGGCTGTTATCTGCCGTCAAGCATAGTCTAAGTGGGATGATTGATATGGATCCTGAGGCGACGAGAAGGGCCAATATTGCCAAGACCAGGGACAATATTTCACAA TTGGAAGACTCTTATCAAGCAGCAGCGCAAGACCTCAAATACGCGTCCATGACACTGCAAGCCGACCTTGACAGGTTCCAAAGGCAGAAAGTCGCTGATCTTCGAGAAATGGCCATCAATCTGTCTCAAGTACATAGGGACTGGTGCAAACAG AATCTTGAAGCTTGGAAAGCCGCCCAGGCTGCAGTTCGAGAGGTTGATCTTCATCCTAATCGGCCTCCTCAAACGCAGCCGCAGTCAGAGCAGTCGCACGCGGGACCGTCGTCGACGGCgcttcatcctcatcaaaCGGAGGAGGATGTCTCCAAACTCGACGACGTAGACACAGTGAAGAATGAGAttgagaagatggagatTGCCGATAAACCTTTACCGAAGCAACCCTCTTTGACTGGAACGGCAGGAGATGGGGCAgtctcttctcctccacAGCCGGGGCAAGGGAATGATACTGAGGAGCACGAGGGGGATGGACCATTGGGGCCGTTGTAA
- a CDS encoding uncharacterized protein (Similar to SGTC gene model, INSD accession EAL22230.1) yields the protein MSSTSPTPLATSSHFNTPPPKLHVVRNPASRVRQAVRDNNVSLLQRLQHKTDLRNTDGNRLTSLSWAAMEGNIEVFEWLLLDYGHDDQELSRDSDNNTILHLLAAVPSRSLSPHTQILNSSSSFPPRPNPRPLAEQSAISLRMTHLYVELFPFLIDWSNTGGKTALHVAAQAGNAPFINFLCDLGADLDLTDLQGNTPLHYAAAWGYLDTIKVLLERGCTFSSRNFEGFTASEFAYSDRVQNALQTMARELFEERRHRRKEAKDRQDARENHRARSGSVSTSASMGSGVVSYSNNPAKLLDIYQTNPPASQPSHPNEHSNLSLMSHGGSDQTSLLSGPFSSRPATSGVLSKRPSASRLGASPPLMMPEPAPSTPQLGQLLQQSYNRSPVPFPTHPAMSTSSVAIRPSASTDSGAMADKADTIVDGRSEGVSIRKENSAHEW from the exons ATGTCCAGCACAAGTCCCACTCCTCTCGCAACATCATCTCACTTTAATACTCCTCCGCCCAAACTGCATGTCGTCCGCAACCCAGCATCGCGCGTCCGCCAAGCCGTGCGCG ACAATAATGTATCCCTTCTGCAACGTCTCCAGCATAAGACTGATCTGCGAAATACCGATGGGAATCGCTTGACAAGTTTGAGTTGGGCTGCTATGGAAGGCAATATAGAGGTCTTTGAATGGCTGCTACTAGACTATGGCCATGACGATCAAGAGCTTTCAAGA GATTCAGATAATAATACTATCCTGCATCTGCTGGCTGCCGTTCCTTCGCGGTCCCTCTCTCCCCATACCCAGATCCTCAACTCGTCCTCATCATTCCCTCCGCGCCCAAACCCTCGCCCACTCGCCGAACAATCGGCAATATCTCTTCGTATGACTCATCTATACGTAGAgcttttccctttcctAATCGACTGGTCCAATACGGGTGGAAAGACGGCGTTGCATGTTGCTGCTCAAGCCGGGAATGCACCGTTCATAAACTTCTTATGTGACTTGGGCGCTGATTTGGATCTGACCGATTTGCAGGGAAACACTCCGTTGCATTACGCAGCTGCATGGGGTTATCTTGACACTATCAAAGTATTGCTGGAGAGAGGCTGTACATTTTCTTCGCGAAATTTCGAAGGATTCACGGCTAGCGAATTTGCCTATTCGGATCGAGTTCAAAATGCTTTGCAAACGATGGCTCGCGAGCTTTTCGAAGAAAGAAGGCATAGGAGGAAAGAGGCAAAAGATCGACAAGATGCCAGGGAGAACCACAGAGCCAGAAGTGGAAGTGTATCCACAAGCGCAAGCATGGGCTCTGGCGTGGTATCATATTCCAACAATCCTGCCAAATTACTTGACATCTACCAAACTAACCCACCAGCATCCCAACCATCGCATCCGAATGAACATAGCAATCTTTCGCTCATGTCGCACGGAGGCTCAGATCAAACATCACTGTTATCGGGACCATTCTCATCACGCCCTGCGACATCGGGTGTGTTATCAAAACGTCCTTCCGCTAGCCGACTTGGGGCTTCTCCTCCTTTAATGATGCCAGAACCAGCTCCATCAACTCCACAGCTTGGGCAGCTTCTCCAACAGTCCTACAACCGAAGTCCAGTGCCGTTCCCTACTCATCCAGCCATGTCAACATCGTCCGTCGCGATAAGGCCATCAGCTAGTACTGATTCAGGTGCTATGGCAGATAAAGCAGATACCATTGTTGATGGGCGGAGCGAAGGTGTATCCATAAGGAAGGAGAATTCGGCACATGAATGGTAG
- a CDS encoding cytoplasm protein, putative (Similar to TIGR gene model, INSD accession AAW42379.1), with amino-acid sequence MQAFRNFQAQIPALPSVDVSAVSKSFRQTVQATRERIGNVGPEGITELPAEYKQLEARVDALRDVHNKMLKITKVHERESYDYPSDITEGISEVGHQAASAWSTFANKNLKNTNLPIPIPSPTAPTPHEPKTLPHALSRAAKSGATELGAEDRLGVALGIYGAALEKVGDARISQDQLITERFVTPWQATLSTSIGLAMKARQNVKTSRLELDAARAALKSAAPAKQEQARLHVEEAEDKLVQNTETAIGLMKAVLENPEPLQNLSNLVKAQLIYFSTAAETLSGIQGQIEEAATVAESDYRQSRGA; translated from the exons ATGCAGGCATTCCGCAACTTCCAAGCACAGATCCCTGCTCTCCCCTCTGTAGACGTGTCGGCCGTCTCTAAAAGCTTCCGACAGACCGTCCAGGCTACAAG GGAAAGAATTGGCAATGTCGGGCCCGAGGGTATCACCGA GCTCCCCGCCGAATACAAGCAGCTCGAAGCTCGAGTAGACGCATTGAGAGATGTCCACAATAAGATGCTCAAAATCACGAAGGTCCATGAGCGAGAATCC TACGACTACCCCTCCGACATCACTGAAGGCATTTCTGAAGTCGGACACCAAGCAGCTTCTGCCTGGAGTACTTTTGCTAATAAGAACCTCAAG AATACTAATCTTCCCATCCCTATCCCTTCACCTACGGCACCTACTCCCCACGAGCCCAAGACTCTTCCTCATGCCCTTTCCCGCGCGGCCAAGTCCGGTGCCACCGAGTTGGGCGCTGAGGACCGTCTCGGTGTGGCCCTTGGCATTTACGGTGCTGCCTTGGAAAAG GTTGGAGATGCCCGTATCTCCCAGGATCAGCTCATTACTGAGCGATTTGTTACCCCCTGGCAGGCTACCTTGTCCACTTCTATTGGACTTGCGATGAAGGCCAGGCAAAATGTTAAGACTTCCAGGTTGGAACTTGATGCTGCCCGCGCTGC GTTGAAGTCTGCTGCCCCGGCTAAGCAAGAGCAAGCTCG TTTGCATGTCGAAGAGGCTGAAGACAAGCTGGTTCAGAACACAGAGACTGCCATTGGTCTCATGAAAGCTGTCCTCGAGAAC CCCGAGCCTCTTCAGAACCTCTCTAACCTTGTCAAAGCTCAACTCATTTACTTTTCAACAGCGGCCGAGACTCTCAGCGGCATTCAAGGCCAAATTGAGGAAGCTGCCACTGTTGCTGAAAGTGACTACAGGCAATCCAGGGGAGCTTGA
- a CDS encoding Peroxisomal membrane protein pex13 (peroxin-13), putative (Similar to TIGR gene model, INSD accession AAW42381.1) gives MASIPPRPKPWESSSPVAGPSKPAASQPSAFDTAIQATTSNSVSSAPALPEKPTGLNAGAAYGGYSSSMQPYSQRYGGSYGISPYSSMSGYGSYGGYGGMGGMNRFGGGYGGYGYGMGGYGVGGMGAPGEGYPTLASSLQASTAPAFAVVESLVTAFTSLAQLIESTYLATHSSFFAMVGVADQLGSLKTYLGQVLGVFSILRLGRKILSWLKGKKVKTGPWGEEWDRIGSSGRPPNGQGGRPSIKPLIIFLLSALGLPYLMSRLVKVLVAHQTNQQSILAPDGTIDPTKLEFVRAKWEFMPSEDWELGLGRDEIIAVLEKRGEGQNSWWRGRTRDGRTGWFPANYVELIRRDTRSASNKQ, from the exons ATGGCATCCATCCCACCTCGTCCAAAGCCATGGGAGTCGTCCTCCCCAGTCGCAGGTCCCAGCAAACCTGCGGCCTCTCAGCCCTCGGCGTTTGATACTGCGATTCAAGCCACGACGTCGAACAGTGTATCCAGCGCACCGGCGTTGCCTGAGAAGCCCACTGGACTGAATGCAGGAGCAG CTTATGGGGGATACTCTTCCTCAATGCAGCCATATTCGCAACGATATGGTGGGAGCTATGGAATATCGCCATATAGTAGCATGAGCGGTTATGGAAGCTATGGAGGATACGGGGGTATGGGAGGAATGAACAGGTTCGGTGGAGGTTATGGCGGTTATGGTTATGGGATGGGAGGTTATGGGGTTGGTGGAATGGGGGCCCCGGGAGAG GGATACCCAACCCTGGCATCTTCACTTCAAGCTTCCACTGCCCCAGCTTTTGCGGTAGTAGAATCCCTTGTCACAGCATTCACTTCACTGGCTCAACTGATAGAGTCCACATACTTGGCCACCCATTCATCCTTTTTCGCCATGGTCGGGGTGGCGGATCAGCTCGGCTCTCTCAAAACGTATCTGGGTCAGGTGCTCGGTGTTTTTTCGATTTTAAGGCTAGGGCGAAAGATTTTATCTTGGCTCAAAGGGAAAAAAGTCAAGACTGGTCCATGGGGAGAAGAATGGGATCGGATTGGTTCCTCTGGCCGGCCGCCAAATGGTCAAGGTGGCCGTCCAAGTATCAAACCACTGATTATCTTTTTGCTCTCTGCTTTAGGGCTCCCATACTTGATGTCACGACTTGTGAAGGTGCTTGTCGCCCATCAAACCAATCAACAATCAATTCTTGCACCTGATGGAACGATTGACCCCACAAAGTTAGAATTTGTGAGGGCCAAATGGGAATTTATGCCTAGTGAGGACTGGGAACTTGGATTAGGACGAGACGAAATCATAGCTGTGTTAGAAAAAAGGGGCGAGGGACAGAATAGTtggtggagaggaagaactAGGGACGGAAGAACAGGATGGTTTCCGGCAAACTAT GTTGAGCTCATCAGGAGAGATACAAGATCAGCGAGTAATAAGCAATAG
- a CDS encoding uncharacterized protein (Similar to SGTC gene model, INSD accession EAL22228.1) — protein sequence MSHLTGPYQQKLYRPDATASSSNVHHIHPPPYHPPTRYKCSPQQPPPTSYSPSQSPAQAALAAQALRSRGNEYLLSLTTSVNNLQLHDGIKSSDRSSRVPGHFSRTHRAAPRPSSSSPNCNKQLPPLPLPDVVPPHHYSAGLPNVTFSQGSFPFQITPVAESLHSGLAPDLAVSRDGSVPAVAERPTPNTYRNVDHNLNVIDKPVFPKMRPQASPAITASVNEKGKATPLNNKEELTPKSKSLQANRPFSTPEGAQHDSVIDFTQISDSSDSTPPGLAKENVTPRSSTTPMKATSDLRRSFLTSPSPLSTSPTRRGSSNTPFTISPVKTKKLNSSHKPCTSNSSSVQCSGFTRTGQPCKRLVKAKAPYLSIRDVSVAPVSLVGDDGDARSEKVMGRYCKDHAGMICTAKGFYWRRERDSSGVWIEFDDYIPQALGQQTQTLLRMTMETKLTPKECAGFLYAYELKGRMRLKHLETNELSFYKVGRTDNVPRRIGQWTNQCQSKRPTLLDIFPRPSESTRLTVTTSLHRSDTLTTSFLPGATTHRTPPLLAMKRWERLVHLELSERCASHPLSEQAYERVRMKCKDCGTVHREIFPLIKAHQGHRIAYEQIIECVERWGRFIKVICEEM from the exons ATGTCCCATCTGACCGGTCCTTATCAACAAAAGCTCTATCGGCCAGACGCAACAGCTTCGTCAAGCAATGTTCACCACATTCATCCTCCACCATACCATCCACCAACAAGATATAAGTGCAGTCCTCAACAGCCTCCTCCTACTTCCTACTCTCCGTCTCAGTCCCCTGCACAAGCCGCACTCGCAGCTCAAGCACTCAGAAGTAGAGGTAACGAGTATCTCCTCAGCTTAACAACTTCAGTGAACAATCTTCAACTTCATGATGGAATCAAATCGAGCGACCGGTCATCTCGAGTCCCCGGCCATTTCAGCAGAACGCACAGAGCTGCCCCACGACCGTCCTCTTCGTCTCCCAATTGCAACAAACAGCTCCCTCCTTTGCCGCTTCCTGACGTCGTGCCGCCTCATCACTATAGTGCAGGTCTTCCTAATGTGACCTTTTCTCAAGGCAGCTTTCCATTCCAAATTACACCCGTAGCGGAGTCATTGCATTCAGGGCTCGCGCCAGACCTTGCGGTTTCTCGAGATGGTAGTGTACCTGCTGTAGCGGAACGACCGACCCCAAATACATATAGAAATGTGGACCATAATTTGAACGTAATAGACAAGCCCGTGTTTCCCAAAATGCGCCCGCAAGCGAGTCCTGCGATCACGGCTTCAGTAAACGAAAAGGGCAAGGCAACCCCCCTTAACAACAAAGAAGAGCTTACACCAAAAAGCAAATCTCTTCAGGCGAATCGTCCTTTTTCAACCCCTGAAGGTGCCCAACATGATTCCGTCATTGATTTTACCCAAATTTCAGACTCTTCTGATTCAACCCCACCAGGTCTGGCGAAGGAAAATGTTACACCACGATCATCCACTACGCCTATGAAGGCAACATCAGATTTGAGGCGTTCATTCCTAACTTCTCCTTCACCTTTATCTACTTCTCCGACGCGGAGAGGCTCCTCCAATACGCCGTTCACCATCTCGCCCGTTAAGACCAAAAAGTTAAATTCCTCGCACAAGCCCTGTACATCAAACTCAAGCTCTGTACAGTGTTCTGGATTCACCCGTACAGGTCAACCTTGCAAGCGGTTAGTCAAGGCCAAAGCACCCTACCTGTCTATAAGAGATGTCTCAGTGGCACCTGTGTCCCTGGTCGGGGACGATGGAGATGCAAGAAGCGAAAAAGTTATGGGAAGGTATTGTAAAGATCATGCAGGTATGATATGTACCGCCAAGGGCTTTTACTGGAGAAGAGAACGGGATAGTTCCGGAGTTTGGATTGAATTTGATG ATTATATACCGCAAGCTTTGGGACAACAAACACAAACGTTATTGAGAATGACTATGGAGACTAAATTGACACCCAAG GAGTGTGCTGGTTTCTTATATGCTTATGAGCTTAAAGGTAGGATGAGGCTGAAGC ACCTGGAAACCAACGAGCTTTCATTCTACAAAGTCGGAAGGACAGATAATGTTCCAAGACGCATTGGTCAGTGGACCAACC AATGCCAATCCAAAAGGCCTACTCTTCTTGACATATTCCCTCGCCCTTCTGAATCCACACGCCTTACTGTTACGACCTCACTGCATCGCTCCGATACCTTGACTACATCCTTCCTCCCGGGGGCAACCACTCATAGAACCCCGCCCTTACTGGCTATGAAACGTTGGGAACGATTGGTCCATCTTGAGCTTTCCGAGCGATGTGCTTCACATCCACTGAGCGAACAAGCTTATGAGCGGGTGCGGATGAAGTGTAAAGATTGTGGAACGGTACACAGGGAAATCTTTCCTCTCATCAAAGCCCATCAGGGACATAGGATCGCTTATGAACAAATAATTGAATGCGTCGAGAGGTGGGGGAGATTCATAAAAGTTATCTGTGAAGAAATGTAG
- a CDS encoding Proteasome subunit, beta type, 7, putative (Similar to TIGR gene model, INSD accession AAW42377.1) has product MTKLAETPSVGFDFSNYARNQFLGQRLQGIPKATSTGTTIVGVIYGGGSSGEEPGVCLGADTRATGGPIVADKNCEKIHYLAPHIRCCGAGTAADTEFVTNLISSNLELHALSQGRQARIVTAMTMLKQYLFRYQGHVGAHLVLGGVDATGPQLFTVHAHGSTDKLPYVTMGSGSLAAMAVFESSFKEHMTRQEAIDLVARAIRSGVFNDLGSGSNVDVAVITKNGTEMLRNYETPNERGLKSRNYKFRRGTTAWTKESVRNLIVKEEVKSTSGAGKAQGAAEAVPVAVGAGPGGAEGMDIDG; this is encoded by the exons ATGACAAAGCTCGCAGAAACCCCGTCTGTCGGCTTCGATTTCTCAAACTATGCCAGAAACCAGTTCTTGGGCCAGCGCCTCCAGGGCATACCGAAGG CGACTTCCACCGGTACAACTATCGTTGGTGTCATATATGGTGGAGGAAGCTCGGGAGAGGAGCCAGGCGTCTGTCTTGGCGCCGATACACGAGCCACCGGTGGACCTATCGTCGCAGACAAGAACTGTGAAAAG ATCCATTACTTAGCCCCTCACATCAGATGCTGTGGTGCTGGTACTGCGGCCGATACAGA ATTCGTCACCAATCTCATATCCTCTAATCTCGAA CTTCATGCCCTTTCTCAAGGCCGACAAGCGCGCATCGTTACGGCTATGACAATGCTTAAGCAATATCTCTTTCG ATATCAAGGTCATGTTGGTGCTCACCTTGTACTTGGCGGTGTGGATGCTACTGGACCACAGCTTTTTACTGTTCACGCCCACGGCTCCACGGACAAGCTCCCTTATGTCACCATGGGTAGTGGTAGTCTTGCCGCCATGGCTGTGTTTGAGAGCAGTTTCAAAGAGCATATGACG AGACAAGAAGCTATCGACCTCGTTGCTAGAGCGATTCGATCAGGTGTTTTCAACGATTTGGGTTCTGGTTCCAATGTCGACGTCGCCGTAATCACCAAGAACGGGACTGAAATGCTTAGAAACTACGAGACCCCC AATGAACGAGGCCTCAAATCTCGCAACTACAAATTCCGCCGTGGGACTACTGCTTGGACAAAAGAGTCTGTGCGCAATCTAATCGTCAAAGAGGAAGTTAAATCTACATCAGGCGCTGGAAAGGCTCAAGGGGCGGCCGAGGCAGTTCCAGTTGCTGTTGGTGCGGGTCCGGGCGGAGCAGAAGGAATGGATATTGATGGTTAG